A stretch of the Theileria equi strain WA chromosome 1, complete sequence genome encodes the following:
- a CDS encoding hypothetical protein (encoded by transcript BEWA_025630A) produces MDNGATVWKSSGDEKCTLVEAYSKGGSILVYLKVESVTGLDLKYLERVNVTPSPDHVDGTLITLDLSSPDGSNIKTTTRDYNGFESKNYDPVKGLSISSVVDGDKELWNTNGGEQCYFATFFPKEDHDLLIIAIKKGDNFEYNFFENVGGEWKGVEQDYFFKKYNEMTGLPDLNSTLPKASQES; encoded by the exons ATGGATAATGGAGCTACTGTCTGGAaatcttctggagatgagaAGTGTACTCTTGTAGAAGCTTACAGCAAGGGAGGTTCCATACTGGTATACTTAAAGGTTGAGAGTGTCACTGGACTAGATTTAAAATACCTTGAGAGagtaaatg TTACTCCTTCACCTGATCATGTTGATGGCACTCTCATTACTCTTGATCTTTCCAGTCCTGATGGATCTAATATAAAGACTACGACAAGAGATTATAATGGATTTGAGTCAAAGAACTATGATCCAGTAAAGGGTCTTTCCATATCCTCTGTTGTAGATGGTGATAaggagctatggaataCGAATGGAGGGGAACAGTGCTATTTTGCGACTTTTTTCCCTAAAGAAGACCATGATCTACTCATTATTGCTATAAAGAAAGGTGACAATTTCGAATACAATTTCTTTGAGAATGTGggtggagaatggaagggAGTAGAGCAGGATTATTTCTTCAAGAAGTATAATGAAATGACCGGACTTCCTGATCTTAATTCCACTCTACCCAAGGCTTCCCAAGAGTCTTAG
- a CDS encoding signal peptide-containing protein (encoded by transcript BEWA_025640A): MKFLAVLWTVCLVGLCSASCCGGDVTDGDTLDLLNPDESKVDVGEETSHGIRWKVLTPKGNANFKSFTEGRVDVGTTTEKFKYAKISLDPRAPLVEIAHGGVRYKLNHYEKSGGKWKETDYSEFDKKVNAIKKNVVKPETAPEAKQEQQSANADGTSNNPED; this comes from the coding sequence ATGAAGTTTCTAGCAGTGCTCTGGACGGTGTGCCTAGTAGGACTTTGTAGCGCAAGTTGTTGTGGAGGGGACGTTACAGATGGTGACACACTTGATCTCCTGAATCCAGATGAGTCAAAAGTAGATGTAGGGGAGGAAACGAGCCATGGAATAAGGTGGAAAGTCCTTACTCCAAAGGGTAATGCGAATTTTAAGTCATTCACGGAAGGAAGAGTCGATGTAGGAACTACCACAGAAAAGTTCAAATATGCAAAAATTTCACTAGATCCACGAGCTCCACTCGTAGAAATAGCACATGGAGGTGTGCGTTACAAGTTAAATCACTATGAGAAATCCGGTGGAAAGTGGAAGGAGACCGATTATAGTGAGTTTGACAAGAAAGTAAATGCGATCAAGAAGAATGTAGTTAAACCAGAGACAGCTCCTGAAGCTAAGCAGGAACAACAGTCAGCAAATGCAGATGGTACTTCTAATAACCCGGAAGATTAA
- a CDS encoding hypothetical protein (encoded by transcript BEWA_025650A), whose protein sequence is MRVAVLYYTFAIVKLCSCMGPEITIDIANPDPSVAKIRDTCRDGVTYTTAFPIISFFSKVQYNGQDIWTTSGNNRCTVAFLSLRPTRTLLTLHIWTNGMSSEMKYFERRADNSWRLIDKNIQEADQTPNRQRETEEIKYFQMGPAEEAENSRDNPVESYAANRGASSTTASNSGEPQAQPEEAKAHGLEKPAEFTRPLCPFAQRIHQTE, encoded by the coding sequence ATGAGAGTTGCAGTGTTATACTACACTTTTGCCATAGTAAAACTATGCAGTTGCATGGGTCCCGAGATAACAATTGACATTGCAAACCCAGATCCTTCAGTTGCAAAGATACGTGACACATGCAGAGACGGTGTCACATACACGACGGCATTTCCAAtaatatcattttttaGCAAAGTGCAATACAATGGTCAAGATATATGGACAACCTCGGGAAATAACAGGTGTACTGTGGCTTTCTTGAGCCTTCGACCCACCAGGACGTTACTCACACTTCACATTTGGACAAATGGTATGAGCTCCGAGATGAAGTATTTTGAAAGAAGAGCCGATAATTCGTGGAGATTGATTGACAAGAATATCCAAGAAGCGGATCAAACACCAAACCGTCAGAGGGAGACGGAGGAAATCAAGTACTTTCAAATGGGACCTGCGGAAGAAGCAGAAAACTCTCGGGATAATCCTGTGGAATCATACGCAGCAAATAGAGGAGCATCATCCACAACAGCTTCAAACTCTGGGGAACCGCAAGCTCAACCCGAAGAAGCCAAAGCGCATGGGTTGGAAAAGCCTGCGGAATTTACCAGACCACTTTGTCCATTTGCTCAGCGTATACATCAAACCGAATAG